In the genome of Polaribacter sp. MED152, one region contains:
- a CDS encoding amidohydrolase family protein: MKLQYKFIIAFFIGLLSFPLNAQKKDSLSGQEKFKELPLESGRKINFKTTEGTWLSLDISPDGETIIFSMLGDLYTIPFSGGKATRITDGLALDTKPNYSPDGKSIAFASDRSGNDNVWILNLETKETRQVTKDKRGAVESVAWSPDGEYIVAAKGKRNLKLHLYHKDAGSGTQLIKEPASLKTVEPVFSPDNKYIYYSSRTGGWNYNAQLPQYQISRYDLETGKSTRVTSRYGSAFTPTLSSDGKYMVYGSRYEEKTGLVLRDLISGDENWLAYPVQRDEQESVASLGVLPAMVFTPNNKEVLASYGGKIYRIPISGEKAIEIPFEVDVDLAIGPKLEFKYPISDNPEMFANQIRSPKTSPDGKHIVFNALNKLYIMQLPDGKPKRLTKMDVNEMQPNWSPNGKEIVYTTWSEKDGGHLYKVNAKGGKPIKLTNTSALYNTPVWDAKTNRIVFTKGSAQNFKNAYTRGAFSGSEDLAWISSDGGEVNFITKTNGRRNPHFVKSDDRIYLSNGSGLSSIRWDGTDEKKIVSIRGIVTFGNSHKDNVDFGHVDDDVSEERNNASRPVEVYMAPEGDKAMALITNDVYVVTVPKYGQTPTISVSIPSSASFPSWKLTTFGGEFPSWSKDGNSVHWALGKAFFSYNLKEAKQVEQDLKDKKKTRKEELAKLSDEERKKEEKKDKEAAKKNKKDETYQPLEIDINVPIKRDIPNGTALIKGARLITMNNNDVIENGDILVVNNRIKAIGEAGSLEVPRNAKIIDAKGKTIIPGFVDTHSHLRTYAGIHKKQIWSYAANLAYGVTASRDPQTGTTDVLTYFDLVKTGEMLGPRAYSTGPGLGYWAYNLKSYDQTKEALKKYSKYYNTNTIKMYIVGNRQHRQWVIKAAKEQRLMPTTEGALDFKLNITEILDGYPGHEHSYPVTPLYKDIIQSVAESQIAYTPTLLVSYGGPWAENYFYSRENPYHDKKLKYFTPYTDLASKARRRPGWFMDEEHIFTEHAKFVEDLINAGGLTGVGSHGQLQGLGFHWELWATASGTSKMNALKAATILGAKSIGLDGDIGSLEVGKMADFIILDKNPLDDIRNTNTIYQVMKNGRLYNANNLDEVYPRQKKATDFWWHQKKPNGLPGIQN; encoded by the coding sequence ATGAAACTACAATACAAATTTATAATTGCGTTTTTTATAGGATTGCTTTCATTCCCTTTGAACGCTCAAAAAAAAGACTCCTTATCTGGTCAAGAAAAGTTTAAAGAATTGCCTTTAGAAAGTGGAAGAAAAATAAACTTTAAAACTACAGAAGGTACTTGGTTATCTTTAGATATCAGTCCAGATGGTGAAACCATTATCTTTAGTATGCTTGGTGATTTATATACCATTCCTTTTTCAGGTGGTAAAGCCACTAGAATTACAGATGGTTTAGCCTTAGATACAAAACCTAACTATAGTCCAGATGGTAAAAGCATCGCTTTTGCATCAGACAGAAGTGGTAATGATAATGTTTGGATTTTAAATTTAGAAACAAAAGAAACAAGACAAGTAACCAAGGACAAAAGAGGTGCAGTTGAATCTGTAGCTTGGTCTCCAGATGGCGAATATATTGTTGCTGCTAAAGGTAAAAGAAACTTAAAATTACACTTGTACCATAAAGATGCAGGAAGTGGTACACAACTAATTAAAGAACCTGCAAGTCTTAAAACTGTAGAACCTGTTTTTAGCCCAGACAATAAGTATATCTATTATTCATCAAGAACTGGTGGTTGGAATTACAATGCACAATTACCTCAATATCAAATTTCTAGATATGATTTAGAAACTGGGAAATCTACGAGAGTAACTTCGAGATATGGTTCTGCATTTACACCTACACTTTCAAGTGATGGTAAATACATGGTTTATGGTTCTAGATATGAAGAAAAAACTGGCTTGGTTTTAAGAGATTTAATTTCTGGTGATGAAAACTGGTTGGCTTATCCTGTTCAAAGAGATGAGCAAGAGTCTGTGGCTTCTTTAGGCGTTTTACCAGCAATGGTATTTACCCCAAATAATAAAGAGGTATTGGCATCTTATGGTGGTAAAATTTATAGAATTCCGATTTCTGGAGAAAAGGCAATAGAAATTCCTTTTGAGGTAGATGTAGATTTGGCTATAGGACCAAAATTAGAATTTAAATACCCTATTTCAGACAATCCAGAAATGTTTGCGAATCAGATCAGAAGTCCAAAAACTTCTCCAGATGGAAAACATATTGTATTTAATGCTTTAAATAAACTATATATAATGCAACTTCCTGATGGCAAGCCTAAAAGGTTAACTAAAATGGATGTAAATGAAATGCAACCAAATTGGTCTCCAAATGGTAAAGAAATTGTCTACACTACTTGGTCTGAAAAAGATGGAGGGCATTTATATAAAGTAAATGCTAAAGGAGGTAAACCAATAAAACTAACCAACACATCAGCATTATATAACACTCCTGTTTGGGATGCAAAAACCAATAGAATTGTATTTACGAAAGGAAGTGCTCAAAACTTTAAAAACGCCTACACTAGAGGTGCCTTTTCTGGCAGTGAAGATTTAGCTTGGATTTCAAGTGATGGTGGAGAAGTAAATTTTATCACTAAAACTAATGGAAGAAGAAATCCTCATTTTGTAAAAAGTGACGATAGAATATATTTAAGTAATGGATCTGGTTTAAGCTCAATTCGTTGGGATGGAACAGATGAAAAGAAAATTGTTAGCATTAGAGGTATTGTAACTTTTGGTAATTCTCATAAAGACAATGTTGATTTTGGACATGTAGATGATGATGTAAGTGAAGAAAGAAACAATGCTTCTAGACCTGTAGAAGTGTATATGGCTCCAGAAGGGGATAAAGCAATGGCTTTAATTACAAATGATGTGTATGTGGTAACAGTTCCTAAATATGGACAAACGCCTACAATCTCTGTATCTATCCCTTCTTCTGCATCATTTCCTTCATGGAAATTAACCACTTTTGGAGGTGAATTTCCTTCATGGTCTAAAGATGGCAACAGTGTGCATTGGGCTTTAGGTAAGGCATTTTTTAGTTACAATTTAAAAGAGGCAAAGCAAGTTGAACAAGATTTAAAAGACAAAAAGAAAACAAGAAAAGAAGAACTCGCTAAACTATCTGACGAAGAAAGAAAAAAAGAAGAGAAAAAAGATAAAGAAGCTGCTAAAAAAAATAAAAAGGATGAAACCTATCAACCATTAGAAATTGATATTAATGTGCCTATTAAAAGAGATATTCCAAATGGTACTGCCCTAATTAAAGGAGCTCGTTTAATAACTATGAATAACAATGATGTTATTGAAAATGGAGATATTCTTGTAGTAAATAATAGAATAAAAGCAATTGGTGAAGCTGGTTCATTAGAAGTGCCTAGAAATGCTAAAATCATAGATGCAAAAGGAAAAACAATTATACCTGGTTTTGTAGATACACATTCTCATTTAAGAACCTATGCAGGCATTCATAAAAAGCAAATATGGTCTTATGCAGCAAATTTAGCTTATGGTGTTACAGCTTCTAGAGATCCGCAAACAGGTACAACAGACGTTCTTACCTATTTTGATTTGGTAAAAACTGGTGAAATGTTAGGGCCAAGAGCCTATTCTACAGGGCCTGGTTTAGGGTATTGGGCATATAACTTAAAAAGCTATGATCAAACTAAAGAAGCTTTAAAAAAGTACAGTAAATATTACAACACGAATACCATTAAAATGTACATTGTTGGGAATAGACAACATAGACAATGGGTAATTAAAGCTGCCAAAGAACAACGATTAATGCCAACCACAGAAGGTGCTTTAGATTTTAAATTAAATATTACAGAGATATTAGACGGTTATCCAGGGCATGAACATTCATACCCAGTAACACCTTTGTATAAAGATATTATTCAATCTGTGGCAGAATCTCAAATTGCTTACACTCCTACTCTTTTAGTTTCTTATGGAGGTCCTTGGGCTGAAAACTATTTTTACTCTAGAGAAAATCCGTATCATGATAAAAAGTTAAAATACTTTACACCTTACACAGATTTAGCGAGTAAAGCTAGAAGAAGACCAGGTTGGTTTATGGATGAGGAGCATATATTTACGGAGCACGCAAAATTTGTAGAGGATTTAATTAATGCTGGAGGATTAACAGGTGTTGGAAGTCATGGACAATTGCAAGGCTTAGGTTTTCATTGGGAGCTTTGGGCAACCGCTTCTGGAACAAGTAAAATGAATGCCTTAAAAGCGGCTACCATTCTTGGTGCTAAATCAATTGGTTTAGATGGTGATATTGGTTCTTTAGAAGTTGGAAAAATGGCAGATTTTATCATTCTAGATAAAAATCCTTTAGATGATATTAGAAATACCAATACTATTTACCAAGTGATGAAAAACGGGCGTTTGTACAATGCCAATAATTTGGATGAAGTTTATCCAAGACAAAAGAAAGCTACTGATTTTTGGTGGCATCAGAAAAAACCAAATGGTTTACCTGGTATTCAAAATTAA
- a CDS encoding MaoC family dehydratase → MKAQEFKNFEEFKTMLGKDLPKGEWYTITQEMINDFANATLDKQWIHVDEERAQNESPFKSTVAHGFMSVAMISRMLEEAFTIKSVKMGLNYGLNKVRFPNPVPVNSELRMLSSVKEIEPLANNGIKVTFNCTIEIKGQEKPACVAEFLAALFE, encoded by the coding sequence ATGAAAGCACAAGAATTTAAAAATTTTGAAGAGTTTAAAACAATGCTTGGTAAGGATTTGCCAAAAGGTGAGTGGTATACAATTACTCAAGAAATGATTAATGACTTTGCGAATGCTACTTTAGACAAGCAATGGATTCATGTTGATGAAGAAAGAGCACAAAACGAATCACCATTTAAAAGTACTGTAGCACATGGCTTTATGTCTGTAGCTATGATTTCTAGAATGCTAGAGGAAGCATTTACCATTAAAAGTGTAAAAATGGGTTTAAATTATGGTTTAAACAAAGTTCGTTTTCCAAATCCTGTACCTGTAAATAGTGAGTTACGTATGCTAAGTTCTGTTAAAGAAATTGAGCCTTTGGCAAATAACGGAATTAAAGTAACTTTCAATTGCACTATCGAAATTAAAGGTCAAGAAAAACCTGCATGTGTAGCCGAATTCTTGGCTGCCTTATTTGAATAA
- a CDS encoding trimeric intracellular cation channel family protein — protein sequence MNLIYTIDILGTFAFAISGALVASDKKFDLFGVLIIAFVTAVGGGMLRDILINAHPINWIGDLNYLWTIFLAVFLTFLFKSKIAFLSKTLFLFDTIGISVFTLLGLQKGLSFDLHPLIALIMGMISAVFGGVLRDVLTNKVPLIFEKEIYASACLAGGLSYLVLNIAEAPKDINFIISASVIIIIRLVSVKYELELPKINDDLFSKKQ from the coding sequence ATGAATTTAATTTATACCATAGATATTTTAGGAACCTTTGCTTTTGCTATTAGTGGTGCACTTGTAGCTTCAGACAAAAAGTTCGATTTATTTGGTGTACTTATCATTGCTTTTGTAACTGCTGTTGGTGGTGGAATGTTGCGTGATATTTTAATCAATGCTCATCCAATAAATTGGATTGGCGATTTAAATTATTTATGGACAATTTTCTTAGCGGTTTTTCTAACATTCTTATTCAAAAGTAAAATTGCATTCCTAAGTAAAACCTTATTTTTATTTGATACCATTGGTATTAGCGTATTTACTTTATTAGGCTTGCAAAAGGGTTTATCTTTTGATTTGCATCCATTAATTGCATTAATTATGGGAATGATTTCTGCCGTTTTTGGTGGCGTTCTAAGAGACGTATTAACGAACAAGGTTCCATTAATTTTTGAAAAAGAAATTTATGCATCAGCCTGTTTGGCTGGTGGTTTATCGTATTTAGTTTTAAATATAGCAGAGGCTCCAAAAGACATTAATTTTATAATCTCTGCCTCTGTTATTATTATCATTCGTTTAGTTTCTGTAAAATACGAATTGGAATTGCCCAAAATTAATGACGATTTATTCTCTAAAAAACAATAA
- a CDS encoding DEAD/DEAH box helicase: MSTFAGLGIRKDYIKSIKEIGITKPTDIQEKAIPVLLKSPTDFIGLAQTGTGKTAAFGLPVLHHIDANSDHIQALILSPTRELVQQIKKQLFKFTKYVDDRIFLEAVFGGEKIDRQMNNLKRTTHIVIATPGRLIDLIERGAVDISHVKTVILDEADEMLSMGFKQDLNRILKFTTKSDRKTWLFSATMPDEIKRIVKTYMDANAPRIEINKNTLVNANIRHQFAKTTLKEKVADIVTFLEKRQAQRGIIFCRTKAGAQNLAKQLVDEGFSAAALEGDMQQKERDKVMRAFKNESLQYLISTDVSARGIDVRELEFVIHHQLPEQLEYYTHRSGRTARAGKTGTSLAFILPSELEKIHQLQKELNIKFTEVTV; encoded by the coding sequence ATGTCAACATTTGCAGGATTAGGAATTAGAAAAGATTATATAAAATCGATAAAAGAAATTGGGATTACAAAACCTACAGATATTCAAGAAAAAGCAATACCTGTATTACTAAAATCACCTACAGATTTTATTGGTTTAGCGCAAACAGGTACTGGTAAAACAGCCGCTTTTGGTTTGCCTGTTTTACATCATATAGATGCTAATTCAGATCACATTCAGGCTTTAATTCTTTCTCCAACTAGAGAGTTGGTGCAGCAAATTAAAAAACAATTGTTCAAGTTTACGAAATATGTAGATGATCGTATTTTTTTAGAAGCCGTTTTTGGGGGTGAAAAAATAGATAGGCAAATGAACAATTTAAAGAGAACCACGCATATTGTAATTGCAACTCCTGGTCGTTTAATAGATTTAATTGAAAGAGGTGCAGTTGATATTAGCCATGTAAAAACAGTAATTTTAGATGAGGCTGATGAGATGTTAAGCATGGGTTTTAAACAAGATTTAAACCGAATTTTAAAGTTCACTACGAAATCTGATAGAAAAACATGGTTGTTTTCTGCAACAATGCCAGATGAAATTAAGCGTATTGTAAAAACATATATGGATGCCAATGCTCCTAGAATTGAGATTAATAAAAATACATTGGTTAACGCCAATATTCGTCATCAATTTGCAAAAACTACCTTAAAAGAGAAGGTAGCAGATATTGTTACATTTCTAGAGAAAAGACAAGCACAAAGGGGTATTATCTTTTGCAGAACAAAAGCAGGTGCTCAAAATTTAGCTAAACAATTGGTAGATGAAGGCTTTTCTGCAGCTGCTTTAGAAGGCGATATGCAACAGAAAGAACGAGATAAAGTAATGCGTGCTTTTAAAAACGAAAGTTTACAATACTTAATATCTACAGATGTTTCTGCACGTGGAATTGATGTTAGAGAATTAGAGTTTGTAATTCATCATCAATTACCAGAACAATTAGAATATTATACACATAGAAGTGGTAGAACAGCAAGAGCTGGTAAAACTGGTACATCTTTAGCCTTTATTTTACCATCAGAATTAGAAAAAATTCATCAACTTCAAAAAGAGTTGAACATTAAATTTACAGAAGTTACAGTGTAA
- a CDS encoding thioesterase family protein, with protein MNNFFEVKIEIKAEDIDDLNHVNNAIYVKWMDEVAFMHWAHLTKNQPITDTIWVVSRHEIDYKSEAFLGDEITAKTYVGNTKGVTSERFIEFYKGETLLAKSKTIWVLLDAKSYKPVRIRENILNLLQPFK; from the coding sequence ATGAATAATTTTTTCGAGGTTAAAATCGAAATTAAGGCAGAAGATATAGACGATTTAAATCATGTAAATAATGCTATTTACGTAAAATGGATGGATGAAGTAGCTTTTATGCATTGGGCACATTTAACAAAAAATCAACCAATTACAGATACTATTTGGGTGGTAAGCAGACATGAAATTGATTATAAAAGCGAAGCTTTTTTAGGTGATGAAATTACAGCTAAAACTTATGTTGGCAATACTAAGGGTGTTACCTCTGAACGATTCATAGAATTTTATAAGGGCGAAACTCTTTTAGCCAAATCAAAAACCATATGGGTTTTATTAGATGCAAAAAGTTACAAACCCGTTAGAATAAGAGAAAACATTTTAAATCTATTGCAACCTTTTAAATAA
- a CDS encoding MATE family efflux transporter, with translation MAQLANELGTEKINKLLIKQAVPATIGILVMSLNMIVDTIFVGQWIGVLAIAAITVVLPIAFLISSIGMGIGIGGSSIISRALGAENSEKAFLTFGNQICLTLILAIIFVLLGNFFSVPILDLFGAKGDILPIASDYFTVVIYGVPFLAFAMMGNPVIRAEGKPKFAMYAMMIPAVLNIVLDIIFIKYFDWGMTGAGLATSISFASCGLYILYFFLSKKSELKIIPKNFKLDLKIVREIVELGGVSVVRQGAISILMIVLNYSLFTYGGEISISIFGIINRVMMFALSPVLGVSQGFLPVAGFNIGANKNDRVKETIKKSIYFGSLLGTIIFIGIVVFKEQIISIFTRDTTLLSETPNAMLIVFLVTPIVTMQLIGSAYFQAAGKAVPALILTLLKQGIFLIPLAYFLPKYYGVAGVWWSFPIADTLSTIVTVLVLKREVDKNLQ, from the coding sequence ATGGCACAATTAGCAAACGAATTAGGTACAGAAAAAATTAATAAGTTATTGATAAAACAAGCAGTTCCTGCTACTATTGGAATACTTGTGATGTCTTTAAATATGATTGTAGACACCATATTTGTTGGGCAATGGATTGGTGTTTTAGCAATTGCAGCAATCACAGTGGTTTTACCTATTGCTTTTTTAATTTCATCTATTGGAATGGGAATAGGAATTGGAGGTTCTTCTATAATTTCTAGGGCTTTAGGTGCAGAAAACTCAGAAAAAGCCTTTCTAACTTTTGGTAATCAAATTTGTTTAACGCTAATTTTAGCCATCATATTTGTGCTTTTGGGTAACTTTTTTAGTGTCCCAATTTTAGATTTGTTTGGAGCAAAAGGAGATATTTTACCTATTGCATCAGATTATTTTACAGTTGTTATTTATGGAGTTCCTTTTTTGGCTTTTGCAATGATGGGTAACCCTGTTATACGTGCAGAAGGTAAACCTAAATTTGCCATGTATGCTATGATGATACCTGCAGTATTAAATATTGTATTAGATATCATCTTTATAAAATATTTTGATTGGGGTATGACAGGAGCTGGCTTAGCCACTTCTATTTCATTTGCCAGTTGTGGTTTGTATATTCTGTACTTCTTTTTATCTAAAAAAAGTGAATTAAAAATTATTCCTAAAAACTTTAAACTAGATCTAAAAATTGTTAGAGAAATTGTAGAATTAGGTGGAGTTTCTGTTGTAAGACAAGGGGCAATAAGCATTTTAATGATTGTCTTAAATTATTCTTTATTTACGTATGGAGGAGAAATATCCATATCAATATTCGGAATTATAAACAGAGTAATGATGTTTGCACTATCTCCTGTATTAGGAGTTTCGCAAGGGTTTTTACCAGTGGCAGGATTTAATATTGGTGCAAATAAAAATGATCGAGTAAAGGAAACTATAAAGAAATCTATTTATTTTGGATCTCTTTTGGGTACAATAATCTTTATAGGAATAGTTGTTTTTAAAGAACAAATCATATCCATATTTACACGAGACACAACTTTATTAAGTGAAACCCCAAATGCAATGCTTATTGTATTTTTAGTTACACCAATTGTAACAATGCAGTTAATAGGCTCTGCATATTTTCAAGCAGCAGGTAAAGCAGTTCCTGCACTTATTTTAACCTTACTAAAGCAAGGTATATTTTTAATACCTCTAGCTTACTTTTTACCAAAATATTATGGTGTTGCTGGTGTTTGGTGGTCTTTTCCTATTGCAGATACACTGTCTACAATTGTTACTGTTTTGGTTTTGAAACGTGAGGTTGATAAAAATTTACAATAA
- a CDS encoding DUF2461 domain-containing protein: MTIDKTTFQFLKDLRKNNNRDWFAEHKNTYEQARANAKAVFAEVLEKLEMHDEIEKSKMMRIYRDVRFSKDKTPYKAHFSNSYSRLGASLRGGYFLQVRPGESFLAGGFWEPNKDDLFRLRKEIEQDASEIRGILKDNEFQKHFGDSFYSFSELKTAPRGFDKDHKDVDLLRKKGFIAMKKFTDKEVLSKDFTDNVNESFLALRPFFNLFSDILTTNLNGESIL, encoded by the coding sequence ATGACAATAGATAAAACTACGTTTCAATTTCTGAAAGATTTACGCAAAAACAATAATAGAGATTGGTTTGCAGAACATAAAAACACATACGAACAAGCAAGAGCTAATGCTAAAGCTGTATTTGCAGAAGTTTTAGAAAAACTAGAAATGCATGATGAAATAGAGAAATCTAAAATGATGCGAATTTATAGAGATGTTCGTTTCTCTAAAGATAAAACACCTTACAAAGCACATTTTTCGAATTCATATTCAAGGTTAGGAGCTTCTTTAAGAGGAGGCTATTTTCTGCAAGTTAGACCTGGAGAATCTTTTCTAGCTGGCGGATTTTGGGAGCCCAACAAAGATGATTTATTTCGATTAAGAAAAGAAATTGAACAAGATGCTTCAGAAATTAGAGGCATTTTGAAGGATAATGAATTTCAAAAACATTTTGGTGACTCGTTTTACAGTTTTAGCGAATTAAAAACGGCTCCAAGAGGTTTTGATAAAGATCATAAAGACGTAGACCTTTTAAGAAAAAAAGGATTCATTGCCATGAAGAAATTTACAGATAAAGAAGTGTTATCAAAAGATTTTACAGACAACGTAAATGAAAGTTTCTTAGCTTTAAGACCTTTTTTTAATTTATTTAGTGATATTCTTACGACTAATTTAAATGGTGAAAGCATTTTATGA
- a CDS encoding DUF1853 family protein — MDFKTKVIQKRYDGYLATSSLWLNQPIFGLHQFKIDSLSHKIDVLLDDKIRLGKYIERFVSNHLATKNNIKIVAENNQILKEKRTLGELDCLLLKDDKPIHLEIIYKFYLYDDSVGSNEIEHFIGPNRKDALIEKITKLKDKQLPLLYSEACKPYLNQYKINLEEVQQQVLFKAQLFLPYSNQDIDFQILNKDCVQGYYIQLKELKEFTDFKFYIPTKKDWLITPHEQVNWIEFTEFKRVLDEFVSRKFSPLVWIKSKKGNLTKGFVVWWV; from the coding sequence ATGGATTTTAAAACAAAAGTGATTCAAAAAAGGTATGATGGTTATTTAGCCACTTCAAGTCTATGGCTTAACCAGCCTATCTTTGGTCTACACCAATTTAAAATTGATTCTTTATCTCATAAAATTGATGTTTTACTTGATGATAAAATTCGATTAGGTAAGTACATAGAGCGATTTGTATCCAATCATTTAGCTACCAAAAATAACATTAAAATCGTTGCTGAAAATAACCAGATTCTTAAAGAAAAAAGAACTTTAGGAGAATTGGATTGTTTACTATTAAAAGACGATAAACCCATTCATCTTGAAATTATTTATAAGTTTTATTTGTATGATGATTCTGTAGGATCCAATGAAATAGAACATTTTATTGGGCCTAATAGAAAAGATGCTTTGATTGAAAAGATAACAAAACTAAAGGATAAGCAACTGCCTTTGCTTTATTCAGAAGCCTGCAAGCCTTATTTAAATCAATATAAAATCAATCTAGAAGAAGTACAACAACAAGTTTTGTTTAAAGCTCAGCTATTTCTGCCTTATTCCAATCAAGATATTGACTTTCAAATTTTAAATAAAGATTGTGTTCAAGGTTATTATATTCAACTTAAAGAATTAAAAGAATTTACAGATTTTAAATTTTACATACCAACTAAGAAAGATTGGCTTATTACACCTCATGAACAAGTAAATTGGATTGAATTCACTGAATTTAAAAGAGTTTTAGATGAGTTTGTATCTCGAAAATTTTCTCCTTTAGTTTGGATAAAATCAAAAAAAGGAAACCTAACTAAAGGTTTTGTTGTTTGGTGGGTATAA
- a CDS encoding efflux RND transporter periplasmic adaptor subunit: MSKRAKIILIVIGVLFVAALIWFGKKNKKSIVEYETETAFKTTIVKKTVATGKVTPLEEIEIKPQITGIIDKIMLLEGSKVKKGDLIATVRVVPNEQSLISAKGRVNNIQIRLDNAKVQYDRNKNLFDKGVISRQEFENVELTYDQAKQDLKNAQNDYLIIKRGSAGTGGSANTNIMAQISGTILEIPVKEGDQVIQSNNFNAGTTIASIADMSKMIFEGKVDESEVGKLQNGADIEVSIGAIEGKKFPAKLNFIAPKGTEEGGAVQFKIKADVSLDNNYFIRAGYSANADIVLEKKDSVLSIKEALLKFDNKTEEPYVEVKTGEGTFERRTLKLGTSDGVNVEVLEGITEEDEIKIWNKTSGIMEVSNN, translated from the coding sequence ATGAGTAAAAGAGCAAAAATAATTTTAATAGTTATAGGTGTACTATTTGTAGCAGCCTTAATTTGGTTCGGAAAAAAGAACAAGAAGAGCATTGTTGAGTACGAAACAGAAACTGCATTTAAAACTACAATAGTTAAGAAAACTGTTGCTACTGGTAAAGTTACACCACTAGAAGAAATTGAAATTAAGCCACAAATTACAGGTATTATTGATAAAATAATGTTGTTAGAAGGCTCTAAAGTTAAAAAGGGTGATTTAATTGCTACTGTAAGAGTTGTACCTAATGAGCAATCATTAATTAGTGCAAAAGGTAGAGTAAATAACATTCAAATTAGATTAGATAATGCTAAGGTACAGTATGATAGAAATAAAAATCTATTTGATAAAGGTGTTATTTCTAGACAAGAATTTGAAAACGTAGAATTAACTTACGACCAAGCAAAGCAAGATTTAAAAAATGCTCAAAATGATTATTTAATCATTAAAAGAGGTTCTGCTGGTACTGGAGGTTCTGCAAATACCAATATTATGGCTCAGATTTCTGGAACTATTTTAGAAATTCCTGTAAAGGAAGGAGATCAAGTAATTCAATCTAACAACTTTAACGCAGGTACAACAATTGCTTCTATTGCAGATATGAGTAAAATGATCTTTGAAGGAAAAGTAGATGAATCTGAAGTAGGTAAACTACAAAATGGTGCAGATATTGAAGTATCTATAGGTGCTATAGAAGGTAAAAAATTCCCAGCTAAACTAAACTTTATTGCTCCTAAAGGAACAGAAGAAGGTGGTGCTGTACAATTTAAAATTAAAGCAGATGTTTCCTTAGATAATAACTATTTTATTAGAGCTGGTTATAGTGCTAATGCAGATATTGTTTTAGAGAAAAAAGACAGTGTTTTATCTATAAAAGAGGCTTTACTAAAGTTTGATAATAAAACAGAAGAGCCTTATGTAGAAGTAAAAACAGGCGAAGGTACTTTCGAAAGAAGAACCTTAAAGTTAGGTACTTCAGATGGTGTTAATGTAGAAGTTTTAGAAGGAATTACTGAAGAAGACGAAATTAAAATTTGGAACAAGACTTCAGGAATTATGGAAGTTAGTAACAACTAA